The following coding sequences lie in one Candidatus Woesearchaeota archaeon genomic window:
- a CDS encoding site-specific DNA-methyltransferase, producing MNSFINKIICGDVLETLKRIPDNSVHLAITSPPYNVGKDYDNHNDKMDYQEYLNWLEKVWIETQRVLVPGGRVALNIAPTGIRDFLPIHHDFTNQMRKIGMKFRTEIVWYKQTMLKRTAWGSFKSPSNPHIVPSWEYVLIFSKNGDKLEGSDIDADITKEEFMKFSDGMWYIPPERQRNGHPAPFPEELIYRLIKFYSYKGNIILDMFGGTGTVVVVAQKTGRNFIHIDISSEYCKTAEERLLKIKKELSQVKLSLVC from the coding sequence ATGAATTCATTTATTAATAAAATAATCTGTGGAGATGTTCTGGAAACATTGAAAAGAATACCTGATAATTCTGTGCATTTAGCTATAACTTCTCCACCTTACAATGTTGGGAAGGATTATGATAATCATAATGATAAGATGGATTATCAGGAGTATCTCAATTGGTTAGAGAAGGTTTGGATAGAAACACAAAGAGTTTTAGTGCCAGGTGGTAGGGTTGCCTTGAATATAGCTCCAACTGGAATTAGAGACTTTCTTCCAATACATCACGATTTTACTAATCAGATGAGAAAAATAGGAATGAAGTTTAGAACAGAAATCGTCTGGTATAAACAGACTATGCTAAAAAGAACTGCATGGGGAAGTTTTAAGAGTCCTTCAAATCCTCATATTGTCCCATCTTGGGAATATGTTTTAATATTCTCAAAAAATGGTGATAAATTGGAAGGATCTGATATAGATGCAGATATTACAAAAGAAGAATTTATGAAATTCTCAGATGGCATGTGGTATATCCCACCAGAGAGACAAAGAAACGGTCATCCTGCTCCATTCCCAGAAGAATTGATCTATCGTCTTATAAAATTCTATTCTTACAAAGGGAATATTATTCTAGACATGTTTGGTGGCACAGGAACAGTTGTGGTTGTTGCCCAAAAAACAGGGAGAAATTTTATACATATTGATATTTCATCAGAGTATTGTAAAACCGCTGAAGAAAGATTGCTAAAAATAAAAAAAGAATTGTCACAAGTGAAACTATCTCTTGTTTGTTGA